In Archocentrus centrarchus isolate MPI-CPG fArcCen1 chromosome 21, fArcCen1, whole genome shotgun sequence, the following are encoded in one genomic region:
- the gjc4b gene encoding gap junction gamma-1 protein, giving the protein MSWSFLTRLLDEISNHSTFVGKIWLTLLIVFRIVLTAVGGESIYYDEQSKFVCNTNQPGCENVCYDAFAPLSHIRFWVFQVIMITTPTVMYLGFAMHKIARMDDDDYRPRGRKRMPIVSRGANRDYEEAEDNGEEDPMIIEEIEPEKEKEVTEKPKKKHDGRRRIKRDGLMKVYVFQLLSRAIFETAFLFGQYILYGLEVAPSYVCTRSPCPHTVDCFVSRPTEKTIFLLIMYAVSALCLLFTVLEILHLGISGIRDCFCTPRPRPPTPRHSALASQRSSICRQPSAPPGYHTALKKDPSGKLGFRDNLGDSGRESFGDEASSRELERLRRHLKLAQQHLDMAYQNEESSPSRSSSPESNGTAVEQNRLNFAQEKQSSTCDKGLRA; this is encoded by the exons ATGAGCTGGAGCTTCCTCACACGTCTTTTGGATGAGATTTCCAATCACTCAACCTTTGTGGGCAAAATCTGGCTCACCCTCCTCATCGTCTTTCGGATTGTGCTGACGGCTGTTGGAGGCGAGTCAATCTACTACGATGAACAGAGTAAATTTGTGTGTAACACGAACCAACCTGGTTGTGAGAATGTGTGCTATGACGCATTTGCGCCATTGTCACACATTCGCTTCTGGGTGTTTCAGGTGATTATGATCACCACTCCCACCGTCATGTACCTTGGGTTTGCGATGCACAAGATTGCTCGTATGGATGACGATGACTACAGGCCCCGGGGAAGGAAGAGGATGCCTATAGTGAGCCGTGGTGCCAACAGGGACTACGAGGAAGCAGAGGATAATGGAGAAGAAGATCCCATGATAATTGAAGAAATTGAGccagaaaaggaaaaggaggTCACAGAAAAGCCCAAGAAAAAGCATGATGGGCGCCGTCGCATCAAGAGAGATGGCCTGATGAAGGTCTACGTGTTTCAGCTGTTATCACGTGCCATCTTTGAGACTGCCTTCCTGTTTGGACAGTACATCCTTTATGGCCTGGAAGTGGCACCGTCATATGTATGCACACGCTCCCCTTGCCCACATACAGTGGATTGCTTTGTGTCACGTCCAACAGAGAAAACAATCTTCCTGCTTATAATGTATGCTGTCAGCGCCTTGTGTCTCCTCTTTACCGTGTTGGAGATCCTGCACCTTGGCATAAGTGGTATCCGTGACTGCTTTTGCACACCACGACCTCGGCCCCCGACACCACGACACTCTGCTCTGGCTAGCCAGAGGTCTTCCATCTGCCGACAACCCTCTGCACCTCCAGGCTACCACACAGCTTTGAAGAAGGATCCATCAGGGAAACTGGGATTCCGAGATAACCTGGGAGACTCCGGTCGCGAGTCTTTTGGGGACGAGGCGTCATCGCGGGAGCTGGAGAGACTGCGCAGGCACCTAAAACTGGCTCAGCAGCATCTGGATATGGCCTACCAGAATGAAGAGAGTAGTCCGTCACGCAGCAGCAGCCCAGAGTCTAACGGCACTGCAGTGGAGCAGAACAGACTAAACTTTGCCCAGGAAAAGCAGAGCAGTACCTGTGACAAAG GTCTTCGTGCATAG